The following coding sequences are from one Comamonas koreensis window:
- a CDS encoding 2-oxoglutarate dehydrogenase E1 component, translated as MSDTNSVYQAYQGNTYLFGGNAPYVEEMYENYLDNPGSVPDTWRAYFDALQNVPALDGSNAKDVPHLPVVNAFAERAKQGVTKVVVASGADSELGRKRTAVQQLIAAYRNVGARWADLDPLKRQERPEIPELDPAFYGFTDADQETVFNISNTFFGKESMTLRELLNALRETYCGTLGAEYMYTAEQNQKRWWQQKLESIRSKPAFNADQKKRILDRLTAAEGLERFLHTKYVGQKRFSLEGGESFIVAMDQLINAAGVTGVQEIVIGMAHRGRLNVLVNTLGKMPKDLFAEFDHTAPEELTAGDVKYHQGFSSDVSTTGGPVHLSLAFNPSHLEIVNPVVEGSVRSRMDRRNDPQGKQVLPVLVHGDAAFAGQGVNQETLALSETRGYTTGGTVHIIINNQIGFTTSDPRDLRSTTYCTDIVKMIDSPVLHVNGDDPEAVALAMQMALDFRMEFSKDIVVDIICYRKLGHNEQDTPALTQPLMYKKIAQHPGTRKLYADKLATQGLGETLGDDMVKAYRAAMDAGKHTVDPVLTNFKSQYAVDWSPFLKQKWTDSADTAIPVAEWKRLAERVTTLPESVNPHQLVKKVYDDRAAMGRGDINVDWGMGETMAYASLVASGYPIRLSGEDSGRGTFTHRHSVVHDQKREKWDEGTYIPLQNVADNQAPFTVIDSILSEEAVLGFEYGYASNDPNTLVIWEAQFGDFANGAQVVIDQFIASGEVKWGRINGLTLMLPHGYEGQGPEHSSARLERFMQLSADQNMQVTQPTTAAQIFHLLRRQMVRPLRKPLIIMTPKSLLRNKDATSPVSEFTSGGFQTVIGERDEAIVAKADKVKRVIACSGKVYYDLVKKRTEEGSTDVAIIRIEQLYPFPHKAFAAELKKYSAAKEVVWCQDEPQNQGAWFFVQHYIHENMLDGQKLGYSGRAASASPAVGYSHLHQEQQKALVEGAFGKLKGFVLTK; from the coding sequence ATGAGCGATACGAATTCTGTGTATCAAGCCTACCAAGGCAACACCTATCTCTTCGGCGGCAATGCCCCGTATGTCGAAGAGATGTATGAGAACTATCTGGATAACCCAGGCAGCGTACCAGACACCTGGCGCGCTTACTTTGATGCACTGCAAAACGTCCCCGCATTGGACGGCAGCAACGCCAAGGACGTCCCTCATCTTCCCGTCGTCAACGCCTTTGCCGAGCGCGCCAAACAAGGCGTGACCAAGGTGGTGGTAGCGTCTGGTGCTGATTCGGAACTGGGCCGCAAGCGCACCGCCGTGCAGCAGCTGATTGCCGCTTACCGCAATGTGGGCGCACGCTGGGCCGATCTGGACCCGCTGAAGCGCCAAGAACGCCCCGAAATTCCTGAGCTCGATCCAGCCTTCTATGGCTTTACCGATGCGGACCAGGAAACCGTGTTCAACATCAGCAACACGTTCTTCGGCAAGGAATCGATGACCTTGCGCGAGCTGCTCAATGCACTGCGCGAGACCTATTGCGGCACGTTGGGCGCGGAGTACATGTACACCGCCGAGCAAAACCAGAAGCGTTGGTGGCAGCAAAAGCTCGAGAGCATTCGCAGCAAGCCCGCCTTCAACGCCGACCAGAAAAAGCGCATTCTTGACCGCCTGACCGCGGCCGAAGGCCTGGAGCGTTTCCTGCACACCAAGTATGTGGGTCAGAAGCGCTTCTCGCTCGAAGGCGGCGAGTCCTTTATCGTCGCGATGGACCAGCTGATCAATGCCGCTGGCGTGACCGGCGTGCAGGAAATCGTCATCGGCATGGCCCACCGTGGCCGCCTGAACGTGCTGGTCAACACCCTCGGCAAGATGCCCAAGGACCTGTTTGCCGAGTTCGACCACACCGCCCCTGAAGAGCTGACCGCCGGTGACGTGAAGTACCACCAGGGCTTTAGCTCCGATGTGTCGACCACTGGCGGCCCGGTGCACCTGTCGCTGGCCTTCAATCCCTCGCACCTGGAAATCGTCAACCCCGTGGTTGAAGGCTCGGTGCGCTCGCGCATGGACCGCCGCAACGACCCGCAGGGCAAGCAAGTGCTGCCGGTGCTGGTGCACGGTGACGCGGCCTTTGCCGGCCAGGGCGTGAACCAGGAAACGCTGGCGCTGTCCGAAACCCGTGGCTACACCACGGGCGGCACGGTGCACATCATCATCAACAACCAGATTGGTTTCACGACCTCCGATCCTCGCGATCTGCGCTCGACCACGTATTGCACGGACATCGTCAAGATGATCGATTCGCCCGTGCTGCACGTCAACGGTGACGATCCCGAAGCGGTGGCACTGGCCATGCAGATGGCTTTGGACTTCCGTATGGAATTCTCCAAGGACATCGTGGTGGACATCATCTGCTACCGCAAGCTCGGTCACAACGAGCAGGACACGCCTGCACTGACCCAGCCGCTGATGTACAAGAAGATTGCCCAGCACCCCGGCACGCGCAAGCTGTACGCCGACAAGCTGGCCACGCAAGGGCTGGGCGAGACGCTGGGCGACGACATGGTCAAGGCCTACCGCGCGGCCATGGATGCGGGCAAGCACACGGTCGACCCGGTGCTGACCAACTTCAAGAGCCAGTACGCGGTGGATTGGAGCCCCTTCCTCAAGCAGAAGTGGACCGACAGCGCCGACACCGCCATTCCCGTGGCCGAGTGGAAGCGTCTGGCCGAGCGCGTCACGACCCTGCCGGAGTCGGTGAACCCGCACCAGCTGGTCAAGAAGGTCTATGACGACCGCGCAGCGATGGGCCGTGGCGACATCAACGTGGACTGGGGCATGGGTGAGACCATGGCCTACGCCTCGCTGGTGGCCTCGGGTTACCCCATCCGCCTGTCGGGCGAAGACAGCGGCCGCGGCACCTTTACCCACCGCCACTCGGTCGTGCACGACCAAAAGCGTGAGAAGTGGGACGAGGGCACCTACATCCCTCTGCAGAACGTCGCTGACAACCAGGCGCCGTTTACCGTGATCGACTCCATCCTGTCCGAAGAGGCCGTGCTGGGCTTCGAATATGGCTACGCCTCCAACGATCCCAACACCCTGGTGATCTGGGAAGCGCAGTTCGGCGACTTCGCCAACGGCGCGCAAGTGGTGATCGACCAGTTCATCGCCTCCGGTGAAGTCAAGTGGGGCCGTATCAACGGTCTGACCTTGATGCTGCCACACGGCTACGAAGGCCAGGGCCCCGAGCACAGCTCGGCACGCCTGGAGCGCTTCATGCAGCTGTCGGCGGACCAGAACATGCAAGTGACCCAGCCGACCACGGCTGCGCAGATCTTCCACTTGCTGCGTCGCCAGATGGTGCGTCCGCTGCGCAAGCCGCTGATCATCATGACGCCCAAGTCGCTGCTGCGTAACAAGGACGCAACCTCGCCCGTGTCGGAATTCACCTCCGGTGGCTTCCAGACCGTGATCGGTGAGCGCGATGAGGCCATCGTTGCCAAGGCCGACAAGGTCAAGCGCGTGATCGCCTGCTCGGGCAAGGTCTACTACGACCTGGTCAAGAAGCGCACCGAAGAAGGCAGCACCGATGTGGCCATCATCCGTATCGAGCAGCTCTATCCGTTCCCCCACAAGGCTTTTGCCGCTGAACTCAAGAAGTACAGCGCCGCCAAGGAAGTGGTGTGGTGCCAGGACGAGCCGCAAAACCAGGGTGCATGGTTCTTCGTGCAGCACTACATCCACGAGAACATGCTCGACGGCCAAAAGCTGGGCTACTCCGGCCGTGCCGCCTCGGCATCGCCTGCCGTGGGCTATTCGCACCTGCACCAAGAGCAGCAAAAGGCGCTGGTCGAAGGCGCATTCGGCAAGCTCAAGGGCTTTGTGCTGACCAAGTAA